The Halorhodospira halophila SL1 genomic sequence ACAAGTCGTTCCAGCTCAGCGGCCGGCCCGGCCACTTCGTCGCCGGGGACATCATCCAGCCCCACCTGCTGACGACCGCCGTCGGGCAGGCAGCCACGGCGGTACGCGGGATCGACGCCTACCTCGCGGGCCAGGAACCGGCCCGCCCGCCCAAGGTCAATGGCCACCACTTCCGGCTGCTCGACGCCCTGCGTCGTGCCGGCCGCGAACCGGAGCCCTACGAGCCGCAGGCGGTGCGCGGCACCGACGCCAGCGGCTTCGCCATCCACAACTTCGAAGACCGCGCCACCCACGAGGTGATCCGCCACGACCGGCTTTACCTGGGCCACTTCACCCCGGCCGAGCGCCCGGAGCGTGAGCGCCGGGCCATCGACCCGGACGGCGTGATCGGCGACTTCAACGAGCGCATCCAGCCGCTGCCCGCCGAAACGGCGCGGACCGAGGCCCGGCGCTGCATGAGCTGTGGCCTGTGCTTCGAGTGCGATAACTGCCTGGTCTACTGCCCGCAGAGCGCCGTGCAGCGGGTACCCAAGGCCGAGCGAGCCACCGGCCGCTACGTGCGTACCGATTACAGCCGCTGCGTGGGCTGCCACATCTGCCGGGACGTCTGTCCGACCGGCTACATCGAGATGGGGCTCGGCGAGTAGGGGGGACCGGCCATGCGGCGTCAACAGCGACTGGCGTGGATCGGCTCCGGGGCCGCCGGGGTGCTTGCGGCCACCGGCCTCGCCCTGGCCGTCGGCGGATGGCCCGGAGACGGCGACGAACCGGCGGCGCTCGCCGACCGCCCCGAGCCCCAGGGCGAGGCCTGTATCCACGATGACCCGGCCACCATGCGTCGCGAGCACATGGACCTGCTCCGGGCCCACAAGGATGCATCGGTGCGGGAGGGGCAGCGCGATCCCGAGAAGAGCCTGCAGGGGTGCGTGAACTGCCACGCCACACCGGGGGATCAACAGGAGCAGGGCGTCCCCGAGATGGCCTTCTGCACCAGCTGCCACGATTACACCGCGGTGGAGATGGAGTGCTTCCACTGCCACAGCAGCGACACGGAGGGGCACGATGAGCGATAAGGATCCGGTGGGCATCAGCCGCCGGCGGCTGCTCGGTGGTGCGGCGGCGCTCGCCGGCGCCGCCCTCGCTCCGGGGCTGTTCCTGGTCCAGGCACGCCCCGATGGCGGTGCCGATGCCGGGGTCCGCTGGGGCCTGCTGGTCGACACCACCCGCTGCGCGGAAGACTGCCAAGCCTGCGTGGACGCCTGCCGCGAGGAAAACGGTTGGCCCGCCGGCGACGGTTCGGCCGGCGACATCCACTGGATCCGCAAGGTCGACCTCGAACCGGTGCGGGAAGACGGCCCCGGCCATTCCGCGCCGGTGATGTGTCAGCACTGCGCCGAGCCGCCTTGCGTCAGCGTCTGCCCCACCCGGGCCTCATTCCGGCGCGCCGACGGCATCGTCCTGGTCGACAAGCACCGCTGCATTGGCTGTCGCTACTGCATGGTCGCCTGCCCGTTCCACGCTCGCGCCTTCGTCGACGAACCCGTGGCCGAGCGCTCACCCAATCATCCGCGAGGCAAGGGAACCGTGGAGGCGTGCACCCTCTGCGTACACCGCATCGACCGGGGCGAGGCGCCGGCCTGCGTGGCGCGCTGTGCCGAGACGGGACACGCGGCGCTGATCTTCGGCGACCTGAACGACCCCGACAGCGAGATTCGCCAGGCCCTGCGCAAGCACCGGGCCGAGCCCCTGCGCCCGGATCTGGCACTGGATGCCGGCGTGCGCTACCACGGACTGTCCTGAGGGAGCATCAGCCATGGCGGCACGGATTCGTTATCAACACCTGGGCACACGCCACCCGCTACGCTGGGCTGCGGCCCTGGCCGGTGCCGGCCTGCTGACGCTGATCGGGGCGGCGGCAGGGCTCTACCTCATCGTCGCCGGTCACCACCTGACCGGCATGGGTCAGCAGGTGGTCTGGGGCTGGCCCCATGTGGTCGCCATCGGCCTGATCCTCGCCGGCAGCGGGGCTTTCGCCCTGGCGGCGCTGGCCCCCACCACCCTGGGACACCCGGGCGAGCCGTGGGCACGCCTGGGCACGGTGGCCGCCGCGGCCCTACTGATTGGCGGACTCGCGGTCCTCAGTCTGGACCTGGGCAGCCCGCAGCGCATCCTTCCGCCGCTGGAGCTCAATCTGATGTCGAGCTTCAGCCGCAACCTGTTCCTCTACACGGCGTTCCTGATCATCGCCTTGCTCTATCTGGCCACCCTGCTGGAACCGCGCCTGCGCCGTTTCGCTGCGGCAGCCGGCGGCCTGGCCGCCGCGGTGGCGGTCCTCCTGGCGCTAAACGTCGGCTCGATCTTCGCCATGCTCGCCGCCCGCCCGGTGTTCGGCGGCGCCATCATGATGCCGCTCTTCCTCGCCGCCGCCCTGACCCTGGGCACGGCGACCCTCTCCCTGATCTGGCTGGCGGTGCTGCGCGCCCAGGGCCAGGAGCCACCGCCGCGGGCCACCGGGCGCCTGGGCGCCCTCCTGCTGATCGCTGTACTGGCCCTCGCCGCCCTGCTGGCGCTGCACTTCCTGACCCTCGCCTACCAGCCGGGCCATCGGGAGATCGCCCGTTTCCTCCTCGTCGACGGCGGCGTCTACCCGGTCGTGTTCTGGATCGGGGTAGTCGCTGTCGGCATCATCACGCCCACTCTCCTCCTGCTGCGGAAGGCGGCCCGCGCTCGCGGTCAGGCCCTCGCCTGGGCCTCGGGGGTTGCCCTGATCGGCGGGTTCGCCCATCTTTTCGTGATGATCGTCGGTGCCCAGGCCTTTCCGCTGCAGATCTTTCCCGGGCGAGAGGTCGAGGGGGCCGTCTTCGACGGGGAGGCTGCCTCTTACCTGCCCAGCGCCTGGGAGGCGCTGCTCGGGCTGGCCGGCCCCGGGCTGGCCCTGCTGATCCTGCTCCTGGCCCTGCGGGCACTGCCACTGACGGCGGTGCACTTCCCGGGGGAGCCGGCGGCGGCAGACGGGCCGATGGCGGCAGCCGATGCAGGAACGGCCGCCGAGCCCAGCCAGTGACGCACACCATGACCCGACCCCCCGCCCGGCTCTACCTTTCGGCCCTGCACAAGGGGTCCGGCAAGACCTCCCTGAGCGTCGGGCTCGCCGGGGCCCTAAACCGCCGGGGGCTCGCCGTCCACCCCTACAAGCGGGGCCCGGACTACATCGACCCCGGCTGGCTGACCCTCGCCAGCGGCCGGCCGTGCCGGAACCTCGACTACCACACCATGGAGTGCGACGAGATCCGGGCCGAAGTCGCCGCGGCGGATGGCGACCTGGCCCTGATCGAGGGCAACAAGGGGCTGCACGACGGCCTCGACCCCGACGGCCGCGACAGCAACGCCGCCCTGGCGGCGGAGTTGCAAGCCCCCATCGTGCTGATCGTGGACGCCCGTGGCATGACCCGCGGGATCGCCCCCACGGTCCTCGGCCACGCCGGCTTCGACCCGCAGGCCCCGGTTGCCGGCGTGATCCTCAACCGCGTCGGCGGGGCACGCCACGAGCGCAAGCTGCGCCAGGCACTGGAGCGGTACACCGACCTCCCGGTGCTCGGCGCCGTGCCCAATCACCCCGAGCTGCACATCGAGGCGCCTTACCTGGGCCTCATCCCGGCGGCGGAGCAGGAACGGGCCCAGGGGATCGTCGACCTGTGGGCCGACCGGGCCGAGGCGCACCTCGACCTGGAAGGTCTCCGGGAGCTGGCGGCGACCGCCCCGCCGCTCCACGCCCCGGCCCAGCCGAACACCGCAGCGAGGAGGGCCGACGTCGACATCGGCATCGCCCACGACCGCGCGTTCAACTTCTACTACCCCGGCGACCTGGAGGCCCTGGAGCGCGCCGGTGCCCGACTCCGCTGGATCGACCTGACCGCTGACACCGAACTTCCTGCCGTGGACGGGCTCATCATCGGCGGTGGCTTCCCGGAACGCCACGCCGCGGAACTCGCTGCCAACCACGCGATGAAGCGGGCGGTGGCCGAGGCCTCCGCCGCGGGCCTGCCGATCTACGCCGAGTGCGGCGGACTGCTTTACCTGTGCCGGCGACTGAACACCGGGGACGGCCATCACATCATGGCCGGTGTCTTCCCGCTGGATGCGGAGATGACCGGCCGTCCCCAGGGCCACGGGTACATGACCCTGCAGACCACGCCGGAGACCCCCTGGAGTCCGGCGCCCGGGACGACGGCCCTGCCCGCCCACGAATTCCACTACTCCAGACTGCGCGAGCCGGTGCCTGAGGAACTCCCCTGTGCCTATCGGGTCACCCGCGGGCAGGGGCTCGGCGGGTGCCGCGATGGGCTGATCAAGGGCAATACCGTCGCCTCCTACGCCCACCTGCGCCACACCTGGACCACCCCCTGGGCCGAGCGATTCGTGGCCTTCGTGCGGGAGCAGAGGCGAAGCGCGGCACCGACCGCCCCTTGCTGACGTTTGCGTCAGATCAATTTTTTTTGCCGCTCCCCCCTTTATTCCCGTGTTGGTGATGAATATAGTCTGAATATATGAAGCGGATAGCCGCGGCCTTAAGCGGCTTGAAGCAACAGCAACGGCCCTAACAAAAACAAGGAATTAAGTTCCCAAAGGGGCCCCCGGTTGACCGTCAGGAGGAGACATGTACGCTGGGAGAGATACGGACCCGACCGGCCCACGCCGGCAGCGGGGGGCAGGAGCTGTCGAGCCCCTCACCGTACGGGAGCCCCGTGGGCACGGCCCCCGGGACGGTGGTGGCAGTGCCGGCCGTTGGCACCCGGTGCGCCGCCTCCGGGCCCCCCCCACCCCCACGCCCTACCCCGACACCCCGAATGTGCCTGCGTCATCGGCCAGCGAACAGGAGGCCCTGCACCTGCTCAGCGCCCTCGGCGTGGTGGCGGCCCAGGCGCGGGATCTCGATGAACTGCTTCAGGGCAGCCTGGAACGGCTGATCGAACAGACCGGTGCCACGGCGGCTGCCGTACGACTCTTCGACGAACAGGGCAGCCTGCGCCTGGTCGAGGCAAGCGGGCTCAACGCCGGCTTTATCGATGCCGAGCGCCGCCAGCCGGCGGCGGGCTGCTCCTGCGCCATCGCCGGGGAACGCGGCACCGTGCAGTTCCGGGGCGACCTGCGCCAGTGCATCCGCCGCAGCGGCTGCAACCCGCTGCCCAACCGACCCCAGCTGGCCATGCTGGCGGTGCCGATCCTCGATCCCGCGGGCGAGAGGGTGGGCATCTACAACATCTATCTGGAACCGAGCGAGGCCCAGCGCTGGATGCATCCGCCACGCATGCTGGAGTGGATCGGGCACCAGCTGGGCGCGGCGATCGCCCGGGTCCGCGACGAGTACCGCAGCCACCAGGGGGCCCTGCAGGAGGAGCGCAACCTCCTCGCCCACGAGCTGCACGACACGGTTGCCCAGGAGGTGGCCACGCTGCGCCTGCGGGTCCGCCAACTGGAGGAGCGGGCACGCGGCGATGCCGACACCGCGGCCCTGCTCGCCCCGCTGGAGGATCTGCGCACCCGACTCGACCACACCAACGACCAGGTCCGCACGGTGATGCAGCAATTCCGTACCCAGGCCCTGGGTACACCGCTGGAGACGGCGCTGAGCCGCCTGGCCAACCGCTTCCGGCGCGACAGCGGCATCGAGGTCCGCCTGATCCATCGTTGGCCGGAGCTCGCCCTGGGCGAGCGCGAGCAGCTGCACATCCACCGCATCGTCGAGGAGGCCCTGTCCAACGCCTGGCACCACGGCGGCGCCCGCAACGTGCGCCTGCAGCTCGAGACCCCCGGCGGGGATCTCTGCCTGCTGATCGAGGACGACGGATGCGGCTTCGTGGTGGACGATGTACCGGACTCCGACCCGGCCGAGAGCCGGGGACACGGCCTGCGGGGGATGCGCGAGCGCGCCCGCCACCTGGGCGCCATCCTCACCGTGGAGAGCGATCCCGGCCAGGGCACCACCATCCACTTACGCTTGCCCCAGCCGCAGCGCCTGACCTGGACCACCAAGAGCCTTCACCAGGCGGGGTTCAACGACCATGCGTATCCTGCTTGTCGATGATCACCAGCTCTTCCGCGCCGCCCTGCAGGAGCTGCTCAATGCCCAGGGGCTGACCACCGAGAGCGGCTCCGGTCAGGACGATGTCCTCGGCCTCGTGGACTCGTTCGGGCCCGACCTGGTCCTGCTCGATCTGCGCATGCCGGGACAGGACGGCCTGGCCGTGCTACGCCAGATCCATGAGCGCCACCCCGGCCTGCCGGTGGTCATGCTCACCGGCAGCGAAGAAGAGCGCGACCTGTTCGACTGCCTGCGTGCCGGCGCCCAGGGGTATCTGCTCAAGCACAACGACCCCGAGTACCTGATCTCGGCCCTGCATCAAGCCACCGACGGCAAGATCGCCGTGGCGCCCCAGCTCACCGATACCCTGGCTCGGGCCCTGGGGCAGCCGCCGGACCGCACGGAGCCGGGCC encodes the following:
- the dsrO gene encoding sulfate reduction electron transfer complex DsrMKJOP subunit DsrO, with the protein product MSDKDPVGISRRRLLGGAAALAGAALAPGLFLVQARPDGGADAGVRWGLLVDTTRCAEDCQACVDACREENGWPAGDGSAGDIHWIRKVDLEPVREDGPGHSAPVMCQHCAEPPCVSVCPTRASFRRADGIVLVDKHRCIGCRYCMVACPFHARAFVDEPVAERSPNHPRGKGTVEACTLCVHRIDRGEAPACVARCAETGHAALIFGDLNDPDSEIRQALRKHRAEPLRPDLALDAGVRYHGLS
- the nrfD gene encoding NrfD/PsrC family molybdoenzyme membrane anchor subunit yields the protein MAARIRYQHLGTRHPLRWAAALAGAGLLTLIGAAAGLYLIVAGHHLTGMGQQVVWGWPHVVAIGLILAGSGAFALAALAPTTLGHPGEPWARLGTVAAAALLIGGLAVLSLDLGSPQRILPPLELNLMSSFSRNLFLYTAFLIIALLYLATLLEPRLRRFAAAAGGLAAAVAVLLALNVGSIFAMLAARPVFGGAIMMPLFLAAALTLGTATLSLIWLAVLRAQGQEPPPRATGRLGALLLIAVLALAALLALHFLTLAYQPGHREIARFLLVDGGVYPVVFWIGVVAVGIITPTLLLLRKAARARGQALAWASGVALIGGFAHLFVMIVGAQAFPLQIFPGREVEGAVFDGEAASYLPSAWEALLGLAGPGLALLILLLALRALPLTAVHFPGEPAAADGPMAAADAGTAAEPSQ
- a CDS encoding cobyrinate a,c-diamide synthase, which translates into the protein MTRPPARLYLSALHKGSGKTSLSVGLAGALNRRGLAVHPYKRGPDYIDPGWLTLASGRPCRNLDYHTMECDEIRAEVAAADGDLALIEGNKGLHDGLDPDGRDSNAALAAELQAPIVLIVDARGMTRGIAPTVLGHAGFDPQAPVAGVILNRVGGARHERKLRQALERYTDLPVLGAVPNHPELHIEAPYLGLIPAAEQERAQGIVDLWADRAEAHLDLEGLRELAATAPPLHAPAQPNTAARRADVDIGIAHDRAFNFYYPGDLEALERAGARLRWIDLTADTELPAVDGLIIGGGFPERHAAELAANHAMKRAVAEASAAGLPIYAECGGLLYLCRRLNTGDGHHIMAGVFPLDAEMTGRPQGHGYMTLQTTPETPWSPAPGTTALPAHEFHYSRLREPVPEELPCAYRVTRGQGLGGCRDGLIKGNTVASYAHLRHTWTTPWAERFVAFVREQRRSAAPTAPC
- a CDS encoding GAF domain-containing sensor histidine kinase produces the protein MYAGRDTDPTGPRRQRGAGAVEPLTVREPRGHGPRDGGGSAGRWHPVRRLRAPPTPTPYPDTPNVPASSASEQEALHLLSALGVVAAQARDLDELLQGSLERLIEQTGATAAAVRLFDEQGSLRLVEASGLNAGFIDAERRQPAAGCSCAIAGERGTVQFRGDLRQCIRRSGCNPLPNRPQLAMLAVPILDPAGERVGIYNIYLEPSEAQRWMHPPRMLEWIGHQLGAAIARVRDEYRSHQGALQEERNLLAHELHDTVAQEVATLRLRVRQLEERARGDADTAALLAPLEDLRTRLDHTNDQVRTVMQQFRTQALGTPLETALSRLANRFRRDSGIEVRLIHRWPELALGEREQLHIHRIVEEALSNAWHHGGARNVRLQLETPGGDLCLLIEDDGCGFVVDDVPDSDPAESRGHGLRGMRERARHLGAILTVESDPGQGTTIHLRLPQPQRLTWTTKSLHQAGFNDHAYPACR
- a CDS encoding response regulator, with translation MRILLVDDHQLFRAALQELLNAQGLTTESGSGQDDVLGLVDSFGPDLVLLDLRMPGQDGLAVLRQIHERHPGLPVVMLTGSEEERDLFDCLRAGAQGYLLKHNDPEYLISALHQATDGKIAVAPQLTDTLARALGQPPDRTEPGPPDPFAGLTPRERDILERLAAGESNKVIARHLGISDGTVKLHVKSVLRKLGVHSRVEAAIKAVDFGLTRRTTT